The following is a genomic window from Butyricimonas faecihominis.
GTACTACCTCACGATGAAAGAGGGCAAATACATCCCGGCACGAAAGGTTGACCTCGTCAGTTCCATTTACCGACGCTACAAGACTTGGCAAGGGGCCATGTTCCCGTCGTTATTCCATGCCCGGGAACTGAACCAAGAGACATGCGACGAGATGGTCGACTCCCTGTTCGGGGCTTGTACCATGTGCGGACGCTGCGTGAAACACTGTTCTATCGGGGTGGACATTCCCTTCCTCGTGAAAAAAGGACGTGAAATGCTTGCGGTCATGGGACTCGTACCCAAAACCCTCCAAGCAACTGTCGACGCGGCGGTCAACACAGGGAACAACATGGGTATTCCCACGGAAGAGTTTGTTGACACGATCCAATGGATGGAAGAGGAACTCCAAGACGAACTGGAAGACGAGAAAGCCGGAATCTTTCTGGATCAGCCCGACAAGAACGTTTTTTACACCTTGAATCCCCGGGAACCGAAATTCTTCCCGCTTTCCATCTCAGCCATGGCAAAAGTATTCTACGCCGCAGGAGAAGAGTGGACCCTCTCGTCTAAATACTACGACGTGACCAACTACGGGTATTTCAACGGTAATAATGAAGAGGCAACTCAAATTGCCCGGAATCTTTACGACGAGATTCACCGCCTGCACGGCAAACGCCTCGTACTCGGTGAATGTGGCCACGGTTCGAGAGCCATGCGCTGGGAAGGCCCCAATTATCTCAAAACACAGTATGATTTTGACACTCTCACGGTGGTTGAACTCATCGGGGAATATATCCGGAGTGGAAGAATAAAACTCGACAAAACGCTGAATAGCAAGGTTGTCACCATACATGACCCGTGCAACTTGGTTCGAAACGGGGGACTTCTCAATGAAATCCGTTTCGTGGTCAATGCCGCGGCAGCAAACGTGGTGGAAATGACACCCTACGGCACGGACAACTTCTGTTGTGGTGGCGGTGGCGGAGCCCTCGCAATGAGCGAATACAACGAACGTCGTCTCAAAATCGGCAAAATCAAAGCCGACCAAATCACCGCAACGAAAGCCGAGATCGTCGTGACCCCGTGCCACAATTGCGTGGACCAGCTAACTCAAATTAATCACACGTACAAACTGGGTATCACCATAAAGACAGTGGCGGAATTGGTCGCTGATGCCCTAGTAATTGAAAATTAATCATGAAAAAGTTTATAAAGTCCATAAAGTTCATAAGGTCCATAAAGTCTATGGACCCTTGCGGGGCTTTGTTCATGACAGCAGAGCTGTCGATAAATTTTGTCCAAAAATCTCCCGTGAATTCAACCTTATAAACTTTACGAACCTTACAAACTTTATAAACTTAAAACCTAAAATTTATAAATCTTATGAGCAAATTAATCTACCTAGACAATTCAGCAACCAGCTTTCCGAAGCCGGATGTAGTTTATGATTTCATGAACGACTTTTATCGCAAACATGGTGTAAATCCCGGGCGTTCCGGGTTTGATGCTGCCGTCGAGACAGAGGAAGTCGTGAACTCGACCCGCAAAATGCTAACCAAGCTATTCAACGGCGGGAATGATCATAACAGGCTAACGTTCAGTTATAACGCCACGGACTCCTTGAATCTGATCATTAACGGTTTGGTGGAGAAAGGCATTCACGTGGTATCTACCATGTTGGAACACAACTCCGTGTTGCGCCCGCTTAACATGCACCACCAAAACGGAACCATCGATTTAACTTACGTGCCTTTTGATGCACACGGCTATGTACATCCCGACGACATAAAGAACGCCATCCGTCCGAACACGAAATTTGTTGTCGTAACCCATTGTTCCAACGTGCTGGGAACGATTCAGCCGTTGACCGAAATCGGGAAAATCTGTAAAGAGAAAGGCGTTATCTTCGTGGTTGACGGTAGTCAAGGGGCCGGGGCCGTTGATCTCGACATGCAAGCCTCCGGTATCGACGTGTATTGTTTCACGGGCCATAAATGTCTCATGGGACCGACGGGAATCGGCGGTTCGTACGTACGTGAAGGAATCGAAATCAAACACACCCGTGCCGGGGGTACCGGGGTTCGCTCCGCTTATCCCGTGCATCTGGATGAATACCCTTACCGCTTGGAATACGGAACCCTCAACTTGCTAGGAGTTGCCGGACTGAATGCCGGGGTAAAATGGATTCAAGAACAAGGAATCATGAACATCCATCACCGGGAAATCCTACTTTGGGATAAACTTCGCAAAGCTTTACAAAACATCGAAGGTGTAACTACCTATTGCGCCCATAGCATCGAAAACCAGAATCCGGTATTAAGTTTCAACATCAACGGATTCGATTCCGGAGACGTGGGAACCATGCTTGACGTGGATTACAACATCGCCGTACGTACGGGACTACAATGCGCTCCGAAAGTACACGAGGTCATCGGTACCTTCGACATTCATGGAACCGTCCGCATGAGCATCGGTGCTTTCACGACAGAAGAAGACGTCAACACCGCCATCGAGGCCGTGAAAGAAATCGCCGCCATTAGAAATTAATCGACGAGGGGCTATCTAAAAAGTCATTTATTTCAGAAACTCCTCCGTCACTTCGTGCCACCTCCTCTATAAACAGAGGAGGAGCTGGTGACTCTTCCCGAAGACAGGGAGTATTTCAGCTCTCCCTCTGTTTATAGAGGGAGTACCCCGAAGGGGGGAGGGAGTTTGAAAAAAGACTTTTTAGATAGCCCCAATTTATAAAGAATT
Proteins encoded in this region:
- a CDS encoding (Fe-S)-binding protein, which encodes MTNNITNEQKAKALAIISNTNDSKLETHLNACVRCGLCASSCMYYLTMKEGKYIPARKVDLVSSIYRRYKTWQGAMFPSLFHARELNQETCDEMVDSLFGACTMCGRCVKHCSIGVDIPFLVKKGREMLAVMGLVPKTLQATVDAAVNTGNNMGIPTEEFVDTIQWMEEELQDELEDEKAGIFLDQPDKNVFYTLNPREPKFFPLSISAMAKVFYAAGEEWTLSSKYYDVTNYGYFNGNNEEATQIARNLYDEIHRLHGKRLVLGECGHGSRAMRWEGPNYLKTQYDFDTLTVVELIGEYIRSGRIKLDKTLNSKVVTIHDPCNLVRNGGLLNEIRFVVNAAAANVVEMTPYGTDNFCCGGGGGALAMSEYNERRLKIGKIKADQITATKAEIVVTPCHNCVDQLTQINHTYKLGITIKTVAELVADALVIEN
- a CDS encoding aminotransferase class V-fold PLP-dependent enzyme; its protein translation is MSKLIYLDNSATSFPKPDVVYDFMNDFYRKHGVNPGRSGFDAAVETEEVVNSTRKMLTKLFNGGNDHNRLTFSYNATDSLNLIINGLVEKGIHVVSTMLEHNSVLRPLNMHHQNGTIDLTYVPFDAHGYVHPDDIKNAIRPNTKFVVVTHCSNVLGTIQPLTEIGKICKEKGVIFVVDGSQGAGAVDLDMQASGIDVYCFTGHKCLMGPTGIGGSYVREGIEIKHTRAGGTGVRSAYPVHLDEYPYRLEYGTLNLLGVAGLNAGVKWIQEQGIMNIHHREILLWDKLRKALQNIEGVTTYCAHSIENQNPVLSFNINGFDSGDVGTMLDVDYNIAVRTGLQCAPKVHEVIGTFDIHGTVRMSIGAFTTEEDVNTAIEAVKEIAAIRN